A stretch of the Lolium perenne isolate Kyuss_39 chromosome 3, Kyuss_2.0, whole genome shotgun sequence genome encodes the following:
- the LOC127340542 gene encoding 3'-5' exonuclease-like: MASASSSVVAGDEKSTTEKYRILAHGSTYIDVVYTNEAATVDRILRMYEGWLDEDEDRFKFVGLDLEYDSSGHKLAVMQIAMREHVLVFHYIRCKDHCPRLLTFLKDKQYTFTSVDKRNDTKVLRAAGLPVPEERHIDIQDIFKINGQPQAGMADLAAKLIDPKFANMKKDFKYNRLRKEGHGFWECKPLSWMNLEYAAIDGYLSYEIYNKIYTVNEGQAHLQRSDHICPRCKNQDESSSMNKRQKQA, translated from the exons ATGGCATCTGCCTCTTCCTCCGTCGTGGCCGGAGACGAGAAGTCCACGACGGAGAAGTACCGCATCCTTGCGCATGGGAGTACATATATCGACGTCGTCTACACCAATGAGGCGGCGACTGTTGATAGAATTCTTCGTATGTACGAGGGTTGgctcgacgaggacgaggacaggTTCAAGTTCGTTGGTCTGGATCTCGAGTATGACTCTAGCGGACACAAGTTGGCGGTAATGCAAATCGCCATGAGGGAGCACGTTCTTGTATTCCACTacattag GTGCAAGGATCATTGTCCGCGCCTACTGACTTTTCTCAAGGACAAGCAATACACTTTTACAAGTGTTGATAAAAGAAATGACACAAAAGTTCTTCGTGCGGCCGGTCTTCCTGTTCCAGAAGAGAGACACATCGACATCCAGGACATTTTCAAGATTAATGGTCAACCGCAGGCTGGAATGGCTGATCTTGCAGCAAAGCTCATTGATCCCAAGTTTGCCAACATGAAGAAGGACTTCAAGTACAACCGGCTTCGGAAGGAAGGGCATGGTTTCTGGGAATGCAAGCCACTGTCCTGGATGAACCTCGAGTACGCAGCTATTGACGGCTATCTCAGTTATGAGATATACAACAAGATCTACACGGTGAACGAGGGACAAGCTCACCTCCAGAGATCGGACCACATCTGCCCCAGATGCAAAAATCAGGATGAATCTTCATCAATGAACAAGCGTCAGAAGCAAGCCTGA